In Scyliorhinus canicula chromosome 18, sScyCan1.1, whole genome shotgun sequence, a single window of DNA contains:
- the pts gene encoding 6-pyruvoyl tetrahydrobiopterin synthase codes for MEGRELQAPVKANRTVLITRVESFSAAHHLHSNCLNAEENKRIYGKCNNPNGHGHNYKVEVTVRGEVNPLTGMVINITELKEHMQEAIMKPLDHKNLDKDVPYFTNVVSTTENVAIFIWDNLQKHLSPNLLYEVKVYETDKNIVVYRGE; via the exons atggAGGGGAGAGAGCTGCAGGCGCCGGTCAAAGCCAACAGGACGGTGCTGATTACGCGAGTGGAGAGTTTCAGCGCCGCTCACCACCTGCACAG CAACTGCTTGAATGCTGAAGAAAACAAAAGAATCTATGGAAAATGCAACAATCCTAATGGCCATGGTCATAACTACAAAG TGGAGGTGACCGTACGTGGCGAG GTCAATCCACTCACTGGGATGGTGATCAACATCACAGAACTGAAGGAGCATATGCAG GAAGCCATCATGAAACCACTTGACCACAAGAATCTGGACAAAGATGTTCCGTACTTCACTAATGTTGTTAG TACTACTGAAAATGTAGCAATCTTCATCTGGGACAACCTTCAGAAACATCTCTCACCAAATCTCCTGTATGAAGTAAAGGTGTATGAAACGGACAAGAACATTGTTGTTTATCGTGGAGAATAG